ggtatcatgtccagagtgcatgttgttgattccaaatgccaaactgtttcttgtaggacttttaaattcgccattttaaattgcgacatgacatcagaattatttccgggttttagacacagactaattttcttgtgtgactgtgtggaattattattttgtctgattgttttaattttttggctaaaaaagtttgcaaattggttgcatttctcagtggaaaggagctctgggcttatctgtataggaggattagtaagtttttcaatcatagcaaacagagtgcgagaactgttgacattcctgttaatcatttcagataaatgcagctctctggtcCTTGCAcaagctcattgttatagttacgcaggctttgtttgtacagctcatagcgaatttgaagtttatttttccgccatttccgctcagtttttctgcattctctttttaggctggtgaccacagtggtgtttctccatggtgttttctgtttgctcaaagtgctcttgattcttatcgatgcaacagcatccattacattcaagattttcagattgaaatgatccaggagtccatcaactgactctgcactggttgttggtaacatagctatggcctccacaaacttggcacttgttctttcattaatgtacctcttcctaaccgaggagcaggttggttggacattctgagtgatcagtaaatcaaacaaaatacaaaaatggtcagacaaggccaagtcagtgaccgcaacagaagaaatatcaacaccctgaaataaccaggtccagaatgtgacctagaatgtgggtcggttcttttacatgttgccacaaaccaaacatgtccaatatggaacaaaattccttgacattaccatccgtcatgttatctatgtgaatgttaaaatccccagttaagatgaaatggttaaaatcagtagagataaccgacaataattcagaaaattcatcaataaaatttacacagagTCCTGGACacctgtagatgattagaaataggattttaggaatgtcctttaaaataaaactaagatattcaaaagaagtaaaatcagcaaatgaaatttctttacactggaatgaatctttaaataaggcagcttctcctccccctttcctcccatttcgacatttattcataaaactaaaatgaggggatgctgtttcattaaaaactgtagcacttgtgtcttctgttaaccatgtttctgtcagaaaaagaaaatctaaactgtgagaaaagatgaagtcattaactaacagtgacttgttggacagagatctaacatttagtacagctagttttatgaggtttacactggtctctgttgtattctgagttatacaaggtacagttaacagattagatcgattcaccccacaagctgaccgtgttcgattccttattttactaactaacacaggaatcctactgggtccaggcttgatctcagaacagctgtcagtagtagcaaaactacagcaaggaccctgaacgcatcatggcatgttatctttgttgtgaattcataggtaaaattgtctttttttttacaggttggGTCTGTCCTGGTTCAGTTTTTACTCTATGGCTTCCAGATTGAAACTCGTCATCGATGTGAAAGCAAACCCTGTTTTCACACAACTGATTGTGTTGTTCCCCGTGCACCCGAGAAGTCTGTGTTCCTGGTAACTGTGTTTGCAGCTTCCTGCATCTCCATCCTGCTGTGTGTGCTGGAGGTCGTTTATGTGTTGTGGTGCAAACCGAGCCAGGAGGACGGTGCAGAGGCCCTGCAATCAGAGCCAGAGGTGGAGGAGAGTCAGAGCTTCCCAGttcagctgctggctctgtggaaCTCCTGTGCTGGATTCTTGGGTatggacagaaaacaggaaatgaaagtGATAAAAATATACAGAGATGGGTCATCAGAGCCAGAAAAACATGCATAAGAAGCATCTAATCCTAGTGAATCTTATTATCTGTCTCCAAGGTAAAACCATCCTACCAGTGTTGCAGCTGATCCGACTCATTATTGTCGGGGCAGCGGTGAAGCCAGTGTGGGACAACGAATTAAAACACTTTGTCTGTGAATCTATGCAGCCAGGCTGCAGTCAAGCTGCTTTTAACACAATCTTCCCCTTTTCTTTGTATCAGTACTGGACACTGCAGGTGCTTAGAAATACAACACAAGCAACAGTAAGTACAAACAATAAGACCAGTTTCATTTGGTAATACTGACTTTGTCCTTAGGTGACTTTAGTTTTGGCTCCTGGTCTGATTTTCTTCTCCTACTTGGTCCATCTTGTTGTCACGGCAAAGAAGGTAGAAAACCTAACACAAGATCCtattaatcatttaaacattttatagctCCATTCTGTAAAATTTTTCATGTCTCCAATGCTTTTCTACCAGGACAGAGCAGAAGTGGAGGTTAAAGGCCATGCAGGCCTACTTCGGGCATATGTGGGAAGCTTATCAGCTGTCATTCTGCTAGAAGTGAGTTTTAGCTCCAAAACTAATATAAACACATTATAGATGCATTTCCAAGAGGAGGGAGCTGTACATGTTATtctcataaaaacacatttaaaatatagaaaatggaaTTTTGATGATTTATATATAAACCACTTTTTAATGTTGCTTATTCTGCCCTGATTTTCTGTGCCTCCAGGTGGGATTTGCAGTGGGACAAGCTTTGGTTTTCCAGCGCCCCCTGTCAATCACCAACTTTGTAAAAGCCATCCCATGCCCCACTACAACTGAGTGTCATCTACCAAAGCCAACAGAGAAGTCTGTATTTATGGCAATCGTGCTCTTTGTGTCATGTCTGTCTGGCCTTCTGAACCTGGTGGAGATGGTGAGTTCACTGTCCTTATGTGATCAAAGAGAGCTGTTGTGTACTTTGATTAAACAACACATTGgtgctattttattttcagggcTTGGTGTTGAAGGGTTGGAGGGTTGAAAAACGCCAGCAGACAAATTATGGAGGCTTTCAGATGGCATCACTTGTCAAGACAGAAGCAGATGTTAAAGAGAAGGATGCCGATGCCAAACTCAACATATGAGGAGGAGAGAAATGAAGCTTACTGCACTTACCTTTTTCAAGAAAGGGAGATATCAAGACACTTCAGCATAACCccttttattattctgtttgtATATTAAAGTGCActtaaacaatatttaaaaaaaaaacattgtaaactATAAAATGTCTTGCAACTACATAAGAAAAACTGTCTTTCATTTTAAACGCATTTTCtgtaaagacatttaaaaaatgaaaaaaaaaagtaatctaaCAATTAACTTTAACTTGTCAGTTGTCCATATaacatcaaattaaagattttaaaaaataattaactgaCTATCACAACTAAATAAGTAATTCAGTGTAAATCTTTTAATAAGATTATGAAATAAGAGCAAATAAGATaatttattaacttatttagctcttctttttgttctgctttagTTATCAGCTAGTTATCAGTTAGTTGGTTGAAATGCCATGGAAGTAaactaaaaatgattaaataaactgcTGCACTGGTCAGTATTAATCCATCTGTCTAATGACagagtttttacattttctaaattgTTGTTGATGATCACATTGCTGGTCCTGAACCTCCAGAACTGACATACTAAACaacatttattctttacacTGATACCTGATATTGCTCCaaggaaaacatcctgtaaacatttatataaatatttataaattaaaaaaaaaacatttaagaaagtGTTTTTTACAAATACAAAGTGTTTCTTTTGTGATTCATTgctaataaaacagtaaacaaaattATCAACAACAGAAATGTggatttaagtcattttatttaagtttattcAGTATCATTCACTTAAATCCTGTTGCTGATTTTGTTCTCATTAATACCAGATTGAACTTAGTTTATTAACAGACAACCACATTTCAGGTAATTTTGTAGATGACACATGAACTTCAAGCCAAACCATGAAGGTGAACAGGACGTCCATCTTCACATTTGATTTTAAGGCCAGTTGTCAAACTTCGTATTTACAAGGTATAAAATGAGTTAttatacataaaacaatgtCAAATTTAGGGGTTGGGATCAGCctgtatttgacatttttgcaCAAATCCACAATCTTGTCAATACTTGTAAagataaaagtatttttatccttgcatattatttcttttccttttttattgacAGGATCCACCTCATGAGTGCAGTCATCAGGTAACATCTCTTTATGTATGTGTTGTCTTATAAAGTCCTCTTACGTTTGTCAGAGAACAGCAGGAAAGAGCAGCACCAGCAGTAAACAAGCAATCTGCACCTTCATCATTTCCTGGtggagaaaaacagacaaaaaaaaaaaaaaacagacaatacATGAGTATTTCCCTCTTTTTGGTTTTGATTTCAACAGCCAAACTAGTTATTTTGTGCAAAGAAAAGatgatttacttttattttctcttgctCAGCTGATCAGTAACTGGTTAGATGGTTGACTGGATGCACTGGTCCAGGGATGAATTGGCTGTATGACCAACTGGTGACGAACTTCAGTGAAGAAAGTCTCTAAAGCTGTAGTCAAGCTGAAGTGAGTTTATTATATAGTGTCCAAGTGGATGGAAAGACTTGCATATCTTAGACATTTGAATGAAGACTAACTTATCTGAACAGAAATCAGTTAAAGTCAGTTTCATTTGAAATATCCAAGTAGATAACGCAAAACAAGTTAGACAAGTTCACTAAATGAAGATAATTTAACACAGTTCTGTTCATATATGGAAAGTGATGCAATTTCTTTTATCATAGCTTTGTCTTCAGAAGGCTGGACCTGATCTCCTATGTGGTGAGGTTCATTTACatttagtaaataaatgaagactAGCTGTGTAGCTGCATCTAAACTGTGACCATGTCGTGGTTAAACTGTATGTGTGCACAAATGATTGAATATTATGAGTAACGCTCTTTAATTCTCGACTCAGAGTGGAGCAGTTCAACCATAAATCATGAACATGGACCAAAAATTCTCAAGTTAAAGCTGGTGGAAGTTGGTATTTCATAACACAAGTAAAAACTAAGTATGACTACAATAAATTATTTCCAGTCaagattaaaacatgttttaaatcatCTGAATTACAGAAGAGGTCTCCTTCCAGCTCAACATCTGAAATACATTCCTCAGGTGTTTAATCAAGAAGGTATTGAGCACAGCTGGGATCAGTATTTTGGATGCTGTAGCCACAAGAGTCTTGTCTTTAATACTGATAgatattcagatttaaaattcttcttggTCCCACATTCAGAAATACTTTTTAATCCAGAAGAGGAAATTTTTTACATGTTACTcttcatttatgtgtttttactttgcagGTTTAGATGTGACTCTTAAGTAACTTGGTATCTTTAAGCTCTTCTTCTGTTAGCTGGTTGTAGTTTTCTGGATATCTCAATGATATCTGCTTTATAACTTATTCAAAAGAAGATCACGATATGGGAGATAAACTCTACAACTATTTGATTAAGAGTAACTTAATACCCAAATGGAGGATCATATCTGAACAGATAGGCCAGAGAAAGGCCACTCTGTGTGAGATATGCAGGTTCATCATATATCTGAATAAACGTTGGCCTGGGCCAGAGGCAACATTGGTGCATACAAGTAGCAGCAATGAGTTAATATCTGACGTACGTACGTAACAGCAGAAGCAGCCACCACAATATTTTCCTACAAGTTTCTAAAACAGGATTACAGAATGGAGGAGATGAGTTTTAGTTTCTATAGTAACTGGTTCCAGTTATTAGATGCTGCAAACTGGAAAGGAAAATGGCGGACGTATGCGGGGCTGTTGGGATGAAGACATTTATGTAGCTATTAGAACtaattaaaagtacttttagcTCCATCGGGCTGTCGTCAGGCTGGGTCCGAATCgtttttaaacatgttcttGTGCAGCCTCTTGTAAAGAAACCTAATTTGGATCCTTCCATTCTTACCAACAGGCTGATTTCTAAACTTCCCGTTCTATCAAAGTGTGACATAAAATAGTGCACATACACTTACAGGCTCACTTAGATTTTAAtgaagttttagaaaaatttcagtcaggttttaagTCCCTCTGCAGTACTGAAACTGtacttttaagagtttttaatgacctTCTTTTAACTACAGCGTCTGGAAGTCCTGCTGTCCTGGTTCTTTTACACTtaactgcaacatttcacattagAGCTGCCCAGTCTGTTTCTGGTTTTAATTCCTTGTCAAGACCCACTTCTTTACACAGGCTTTCAAACATATTTCAGACTGACATTTGCTAGCTTTTACTTTTCATTCcagtttttgtgtttcattgttgttttaccGTGTAGAGTTTTATGTTggagttgttttattgttcagcactttgggcaacgggttgcagtaaatgtgttataaaaataaacGTGAACTTTAACATAAGTTATTGTCACTGTTGTGTGTAATGAGTATTGAACTGAAGTAAACATGGAGTTTTGACACTtaaggttttataaataaactgaaccAGTCGATCTGAGATCACACATCTCAGTGATGGGTGTTTAAAGAAGTGCAGGTAACAAATTAGATGGAAGAACATTCACATGAGATAAAAATGTAACTGCTAGCAGAGATGTGAGGTCGTCATAGTTGGTCCACATGTTGTTCAACAAGAATTAGAAGTCTGAGATGAATGAGGAAACACTACACGCATGAatcttgtttaaataaatatgaatatttatctcAGCAGAAATCAGATATGAGCTGGTCTGTATGAGCCACTATGCTTCTTAGTAGAGTtcacaacatcatcatcatgcagCGTGCAGTGTAGTTTATGTTAACTGGGATGCATCTAATTACTCATTTAACTCATCATGAAAGTTCGTGGATATACTGTATCAGGTTTTCAGAGCATCACACACCCTCATTCAGATGGTGAGGATCAGTCTCTGACTTGTATCTTGGAAGCTTGTGTAGTCCACCATCTCCACCTTTTTTGATCCAAAAGAGGCTCCAAACCATGACCTGTTCAAGTATTTAGGAGCAAGACCTTTATTTGCTACCACGGTCAAATCATCCTCATAGCTGTTAACTTTGTTCGTGTTTGGAATTGGATTTTGGACAACTCTTTTTCTGCAGCAACATCAGGTTTTTGGTGATTAAAGGATTTCTGGGATCACCACTTTGGTCTTTAGTGAAAGATGGACTTGACAAAGATATAAACACTGTATGGATGTGAGTGATGTAAACAAAGAATATATTTTACTTATGTGGAAATAAATTCTTTACTTTATGAAAGGCCAACCTTGATGTTAAGGCCCAGCGTCTGCATGTGATAAGCTGAGTGTGTGATCCTCCTAGAGGACTGGAGCACATTGTAGCACCATTGTattttcaattctgtttaaGTTCTGTGTATTTAACATATATTCTTTTCTCTTAATGGAGCTGGGGGAGCCTTATGAACGCTCGGGGGCGGAAGTGAGCTCAACCGGTAGAAACCAAGGAGCAGGAAGTGCAATGGGCCTAGACCAAGCCAGCTCCTTCCAGAGGGGAGATCAATTGCCTCCAtaccttttaaatatttagatttgttgtttggattttgattagtttgatttcttgtttcatttttggTAATTCCTTTTGTTAAGTAATAAGTGAACTAACAGGTTTTGTCTcattgtttaatgtatttgttaacCCCTCATGTGTGTTagactggtctgatcagccagtatgTAAGTGcccctttgtttcatgtttgttaggtcagtttggttcttgtgtttgtttggtgTCTTTTGAGTTACATGTTAAACAGTTAGTTTGAAGTTTTCTGAGTTATTGTTGtacttttgtttacttttgttcatttgactTCTTTTAAGGGCCCAAAACAGTTTCGTGAGTATTTTGGGGGTAAATAAAACCCGTTCCTTTTAAAAACCAACTGTGTCCATGTCTTTCACCAGCTCGGTCCCTCACAACAGCTCCATGGGAGATTAACTTACTATGGTAAGAGTTAAATGTGTCATTGAACAAAACTTGCTAAGCTATGTAACATAACTAAGCAATTTCAGGTTATTGTGTTTTGTGTACAAGTGttttttatattctattttCCAAATGTGTCCAGTAGGATTTATGCTTCTAAAAAttgtaattgtttatttattatgtgcTATATAAGCTGTAAATATAATCCTTAAGAGTCATAATACAGGATTCAGCACATAGTTTAATCTACTGGAACTTTGTTAAATCACATCGCCCCTGTGTAACGaaatgaaaatagtaaataatgaagTAGAAGTAAGTAGAAGAACATTGAAACCTGCCAAAGAACATCCAAAAGTTGCATTTGAGGAATTTATTGCAACAACAACACCTTTAAAGATAAtattattaacatgttattGTCATAGTTAAGTATTCAATATCACAATAAAAGGGTAATAAATGCTGGCTGGAGGGTCCCTGTGAAGTTTTGTCTGGGACACTAGAATCACCTCTAGATTTACAATCTAACATAAGATGATGagccaaaaggaaaaagagCACAATTATAAATTCAGCTATTCAGCTAAATTCATACTGCTGGTCAGTATTAATCCATTCACtcaaattctgttttattcgGTTTTCATTATTACCAGATTTTACTTAGTTCCTGAGCAGACAACTAACATTTCAGCTCATTTTGGGTGGTGAGATAGATGAGTTTCACATAAGTTTCATGCAAAACCCTCGAGATGAACAGGAAGCttattttcacatttgattTTAAGGCCAGTATTGTTACTTTGACCTCTGTATGCACAAGGTTTAGAAGATGTCATTCTACAAGCAACAGTAAGTACAAACAATAAGACCAGTTTCATTTGGTAATACTGACTTTGTCCTTAGGTGACTTTAGTTTTGGCTCCTGGTCTGAGTTTCTTCTCCTACTTGGTCCATCTTGTTGTCACGGCAAAGAAGGTAGAAAACCTAACACAACATCctatttatcatttaaacatttaaacattttataactccatcctgtaaaatatttatgtcTCCAATGCTTTTCCACCAGGACAGAGCAGAAGTGGAGGTTAAAGGCCATGCAGGCCTATTTTGGGCATTTGTGGGAAGCTTATCAGCTGTCACTCTGCTAGAAGTGAGTTTTAGCTCCAAAACTAATATAAACACATTATAGATGCATTTCCAAGAGGAGGGAGCTGTACATGTTATtctcataaaaacacatttaaatcatAGAAAATGGAATTTTGATGATTTATATATAAACCACTTTTTAATGTTACTTATTCTGCTCTGCTTTTCTGTGCCTCCAGGTGGGATTTGCAGTGGGACAAGCTTTGGTTTTCCAGCGCCCCCTGTCAATCACCAACTTTATAAAAGCCATCCCATGCCCCACTACAACTGAGTGTCAACTAACAAAGCTAACAGAGAAGTCTGTATTTATGGCAGTTATGCTCTTTGTGTCATGTCTGTCTGGCCTTCTTTCAGGGCTTGGTGTTGAAGGGTCGGAGGGTTGAAAGATGTCAGCAGACAAATTATGGAGGCTTTCAGATGGCATCACTCGTCAAGACAGAAGCAGATGTTAAAGAGAAGGATGCCAATGAATGAAGCTAGCAAACCTCTGAAATATGACTGGACACCCCAGGTGGTTGACAGGTTACTGAAAGAGAAGGAGGGCATCTTTCCGGACTTGCATGGGTCACCAGTGTGACTACACTAGTTTAAGGTATACCTTTCCAATTACTCATTCTTTAAAATGATTGACGTTAGGCTGCACATTTGTAGAGGAGATTTTGTCTCTGTGCAAGTACAACTATCAATGCTTTGAAAGGCTTTTAACCTATTGTTAACCTGAAGCCATGATGTAGTGCTAATCGAGTTATATGGTAACactaaattagttttaaaataacatgGGGAAAccatgtcttgttttgttttcagtgagtgtatttatgGACTTCATATGAACTTGgttaatcaagattttcatattggagctgaaaataaactctAAAGTTGCTCAAAAAGTACCTCAGTATTCACATTAACTTGGCAGTGACTGAGCTACAGCCCAACATCTCCTAACATGGGCTTAACCAAGCAAGCCATTGTGGTCAGACACAAGGATTCTACCGCTGCCACCAGACATTAAACCAGAACTACTGGAGGAGAATCTATTGGTCCCCATGTTACCACTTCAAGCTCCACATAGCTTGAAATAGACCTTCAAGCTATGTGGACCTTTTTGAACTTGTTGCAAAAGTTTCCACATGATGAAAGAGGTTTTATTTCTCACAACTCTCTAATGTGACTACAATTATCACAGcagtgtgtctgagtgtgtgttaaacaTATTAATTTCCTTGTTTAGTATATGGCCTCCCTGATAAAGTCTTGCCCCCCCCATCTATAAGAGTCTAGCTCCGCCCTGCCCTGATCCTCCTTATGTTGttgatgatgaaataaaaacatttctcgCAAATTCACAtttgtaattttattcattttagacAGTCAAAGGTTAAATGAAGATGCAGCATCACATTTCAGATTGCTTTGCCTCACTGACAGGGTTCTGAAGTAGATGCAACTCAGCATAATGCTTTAGAGTCCAGTATGTCGTCATCAAAGTGCACAGGTAATCCCTGTTGACATCTGACTGAAACAAATCTGTTAGTGAGCTCTTTTCCCTTATACTGACATTTTGGTTTTCTTGCTCCCTGATTGTTTAGTTCACATACAACAATCTTGAATGCTTGTCTTGCTTTTGGTCATGTTAGTTTTTTCATCGTATTCACCATCACCGTTACAAATAGATTTGACTTTTGCTGGATCATCAAGGATGAAGGTGTTGGTTTCCTTACAGCTGTTGTCATTATTGTAAATCTTCTTTTTCCCTATCTCCGAATCACATTTTACCGCAGTCATTTTGTTGTCTATATGCTGTCTCCTAAACTTCTCATAACATTTCTGTGTCTCCTTATCTGCTGGTTTAGGATTGGGCGTTGTCTTTTCTGattttttgtt
This DNA window, taken from Melanotaenia boesemani isolate fMelBoe1 chromosome 24, fMelBoe1.pri, whole genome shotgun sequence, encodes the following:
- the LOC121635672 gene encoding uncharacterized protein LOC121635672; the protein is MKSQKLSFLSYLLFKWQSQATFIGRSVLPVFLLIRLVTVGAAAQTAWHGDDSDFVCNTQSQGCNLGCLDKLMPVSPMRLWTLQLLLVLAPGLVFLLHLIHLINQENQVRIGGVKVKAHIRRAYLACMASVILVEVGSVLVQFLLYGFQIETRHRCESKPCFHTTDCVVPRAPEKSVFLVTVFAASCISILLCVLEVVYVLWCKPSQEDGAEALQSEPEVEESQSFPVQLLALWNSCAGFLGKTILPVLQLIRLIIVGAAVKPVWDNELKHFVCESMQPGCSQAAFNTIFPFSLYQYWTLQVTLVLAPGLIFFSYLVHLVVTAKKDRAEVEVKGHAGLLRAYVGSLSAVILLEVGFAVGQALVFQRPLSITNFVKAIPCPTTTECHLPKPTEKSVFMAIVLFVSCLSGLLNLVEMGLVLKGWRVEKRQQTNYGGFQMASLVKTEADVKEKDADAKLNI
- the LOC121635680 gene encoding LOW QUALITY PROTEIN: ribonuclease-like 3 (The sequence of the model RefSeq protein was modified relative to this genomic sequence to represent the inferred CDS: deleted 1 base in 1 codon) — protein: MKILFACLLLVLLVATGFSKSKGNKKSEKTTPNPKPADKETQKCYEKFRRQHIDNKMTAVKCDSEIGKKKIYNNDNSCKETNTFILDDPAKVKSICNGDGEYDEKTNMTKSRQAFKIVVCELNNQGARKPKCQYKGKELTNRFVSVRCQQGLPVHFDDDILDSKALC